From the Dunckerocampus dactyliophorus isolate RoL2022-P2 chromosome 12, RoL_Ddac_1.1, whole genome shotgun sequence genome, one window contains:
- the stard13b gene encoding stAR-related lipid transfer protein 13 isoform X5, with the protein MMKISQVEAKEACDWLRAAGFPQYAQLFEDSQFPIDITPVKRDHDFLDKDLVEPLCRRLNTLNKCASLKLDVSIPKKKSEDSDEEDLFAISDKWTFEWSSRRWSRLQDIDCLLGHQGRDLSAGHSVPLRTTTSSESVLTDLSEPEVSSVHSESSGGSGPRGLSTEDSDCSNRTCSDSVAMPDSTLLTMSHINKEIGHYGSLPNKHGKTGRTRAKDFLKRMETLRSRGSLARGRKTLVISSPVLQQEAHALKSLPCVEIINGDGGAPEPPSHKVPSQSSSEGSSHSSGSAGSTPSLKERKPYRADHKRSGMYLEDVDIFSGNQMNKVAEQNRKNEFCSYEDLVVHIPNDHKPGTFPKALSIESLSPTSGASINWHTGSMHLDSGLITCRQEARPVTQCCSRGSRISVYDNVPGSHLYASTGDLIDLEKEDLFPHLDDILMHVNGLQQIVDHWSKNVLPGGEGLSKVEGEREGTVGLQSLSQITLDFEGDSVTESQTTPSAGDGVSLSDIEATRLIRERRDSGVGASLTRPNRLRWPSFQISNRLSHSVASLQITNQSAGQLSLLQKFSLLRLTAIMEKYSLSNKQGWTWAVPKFMKRMKVPDYKDKNVFGVPLIVHVQRSGQPLPFGLQQALRYLRSQCLDQVGLFRKSGVKSRIQALRQLNESSPDNVNYDDQSAYDVADMVKQFFRDLPEPLLTSKLGETFLHIYQYVPKDQRLQAVQAAIMLMSDENREVLQTLLCFLSDVTSSVEENQMTPMNIAVCLAPSLFHLNILKKDNLSPRAMQKKYASGRPDQKDLNENLAATQGLAHMIMECNRLFEIPHEMVTQSRNSYMEADLHAPTFDELFKQLEDDGGTYDNHMEGRLQNLLKEAREKSKSWVSSSSSANTELSYKKVGDGNPLRRWRVSVEVEAPPSVVLNRVLRERHLWDVDLLQWKVCETLDKQTEVFQYVLNRMPPHSSRDFVVLRSWRTDLAKGACSLVSVSMEHEDCPPVGAVRAIVLESNYLLEPCGSGKSRLTHICRVDLKGRTPEWYNKAFGHLCAAEAARIRNSFQPLVTDGPETKI; encoded by the exons AGGTTGAAGCGAAGGAGGCGTGCGACTGGCTGCGAGCTGCTGGATTTCCCCAGTATGCTCAGCTCTTTGAAG ATTCCCAGTTCCCCATCGACATCACCCCTGTCAAAAGAGACCATGACTTTCTGGACAAAGATCTTGTCGAGCCTCTTTGCAG GCGACTCAACACTTTAAATAAATGTGCCTCTTTGAAACTTGATGTGAGCATCCCAAAGAAGAAA AGCGAAGACTCTGATGAGGAAGACCTCTTTGCCATCAGTGACAAATGGACCTTTGAATGGAGCAGCCGGCGCTGGTCCAGGCTGCAAGACATTGACTGTCTTCTGGGTCACCAAGGGCGGGATCTGTCAGCTGGGCATAGTGTGCCTCTTAGAACCACAACCAGTAGTGAAAGTGTGCTAACCGACCTCAGCGAGCCAGAAGTATCCTCTGTGCATAGCGAGAGCAGCGGGGGCAGTGGGCCTCGAGGACTCAGCACGGAGGACTCTGACTGCTCCAACCGCACCTGCTCAGATTCTGTAGCCATGCCAGACTCTACTTTGCTGACAATGTCTCACATCAACAAAGAGATTGGTCATTACGGCTCCCTGCCTAATAAGCATGGCAAGACAGGTCGCACCCGTGCCAAAGACTTCCTGAAACGCATGGAGACGTTACGCTCGAGGGGATCGCTTGCAAGAGGTCGTAAGACATTGGTCATCAGTTCTCCAGTGCTGCAGCAGGAAGCCCACGCTCTAAAGAGTCTGCCGTGTGTTGAGATTATAAACGGAGACGGTGGAGCACCAGAACCACCGTCCCATAAGGTTCCGTCCCAGTCTAGCAGTGAAGGTAGCAGCCATTCCAGTGGAAGCGCTGGCAGCACACCAAGCCTTAAAGAGCGTAAGCCATACCGAGCTGACCACAAGCGTAGCGGCATGTATCTAGAAGACGTAGACATCTTCTCAGGCAACCAAATGAACAAAGTTGCAGAACAAAATCGCAAAAATGAATTTTGCTCCTACGAGGACCTGGTGGTTCACATCCCTAATGACCACAAACCAGGAACCTTCCCCAAAGCACTGTCCATAGAAAGCCTATCACCGACCAGCGGGGCCTCGATAAACTGGCACACTGGCAGCATGCACCTGGACTCTGGACTGATAACATGCAGGCAGGAAGCCAGGCCTGTCACACAGTGCTGTTCTAGAGGAAGCCGCATCAGTGTGTATGACAATGTTCCTGGCTCCCATTTGTATGCCAGTACAGGAGATCTAATAGACCTGGAGAAAGAAGACCTGTTTCCTCACCTTGATGACATCTTGATGCATGTCAATGGTCTGCAGCAGATAGTGGACCACTGGTCTAAAAATGTACTGCCAGGAGGGGAAGGGCTGTCAAAGGTGGAAGGAGAAAGGGAAGGTACCGTTGGTCTTCAGTCTTTAAGTCAGATCACGTTGGACTTTGAGGGGGATTCTGTGACGGAAAGTCAGACTACGCCAAGCGCTGGAGATGGAGTATCTCTTTCAGACATTGAAGCAACAAGGCTCATCAGGGAAAGGAGAGACTCGGGAGTCGGGGCTTCGCTTACAAGACCCAACAG GTTACGATGGCCCAGCTTTCAGATATCCAATCGTCTAAGCCACTCTGTGGCTTCGCTGCAGATAACCAACCAGTCGGCAGGCCAGCTGAGTTTGTTACAGAAGTTCTCTCTGCTCCGTCTTACGGCCATCATGGAAAAGTACTCCTTGTCAAACAAGCAAGGCTGGACCTG GGCAGTACCAAAGTTTATGAAGAGAATGAAGGTGCCAGACTACAAGGATAAGAATGTGTTTGGAGTGCCCCTCATAGTGCACGTGCAACGTTCTGGACAACCGCTGCCCTTCGGCCTGCAGCAGGCCCTGCGCTACCTGAGGAGCCAGTGTCTTGACCAG GTGGGTCTGTTTCGTAAATCAGGGGTGAAGTCTCGGATTCAAGCTCTGAGGCAGTTGAATGAGAGCTCCCCAGACAATGTGAACTATGACGACCAGTCCGCTTATGACGTGGCAGACATGGTAAAGCAGTTCTTCAGGGATTTACCTGAGCCGCTGCTCACCAGCAAGCTGGGGGAGACTTTCCTCCATATCTACCAAT ATGTGCCGAAGGACCAAAGGCTGCAGGCTGTCCAGGCAGCCATCATGCTCATGTCGGATGAAAACCGAGAGGTGCTGCAGACGCTGCTTTGCTTTCTGAGCGACGTGACGTCCTCTGTGGAGGAAAACCAGATGACGCCCATGAACATTGCCGTGTGTCTCGCGCCCTCCCTTTTCCACCTCAACATACTCAAGAAAGACAATCTTTCACCAAG GGCGATGCAAAAGAAATATGCCAGTGGCAGACCAGACCAGAAGGACCTGAATGAGAACTTAGCAGCAACACAAGGTCTTGCTCATATGATCATGGAGTGCAATCGTCTTTTTGAG ATCCCTCACGAAATGGTTACTCAGTCGCGCAATTCATACATGGAAGCCGACCTGCACGCACCGACTTTCGACGAGCTCTTCAAGCAGCTTGAGGACGACGGCGGAACGTACGACAACCACATGGAGGGCAGGCTTCAAAACCTTCTCAAAGAGGCTCGCGAAAAGTCCAAATCCTGGGTGTCCAGCAGCAGCTCTGCTAATACAGAGCTATCCTATAAAAAG GTGGGAGATGGGAACCCGCTGAGACGCTGGAGAGTATCCGTGGAGGTAGAAGCGCCGCCGTCCGTCGTGTTGAACCGCGTGCTGCGTGAGCGCCACCTCTGGGACGTTGACTTGCTGCAGTGGAAAGTGTGCGAGACGCTAGACAAGCAGACGGAGGTGTTTCAGTATGTCCTCAATCGAATGCCACCCCACTCCAGCAGAGACTTTGTGGTTCTCAG GTCGTGGAGGACAGATCTGGCCAAAGGTGCATGTTCCCTGGTTTCTGTCTCAATGGAGCACGAGGATTGTCCTCCTGTTGGAGCGGTACGAGCTATTGTCCTGGAGTCCAATTACCTGCTTGAGCCCTGCGGCTCAGGAAAGTCCAGACTAACTCACATTTGCCGAGTCGATTTGAA GGGAAGGACTCCTGAATGGTACAACAAAGCCTTCGGCCATCTTTGTGCAGCGGAAGCCGCTCGGATCCGCAACTCTTTTCAGCCGCTCGTAACAGATGGTCCCGAGACCAAAATCTGA